The following coding sequences lie in one Glycine max cultivar Williams 82 chromosome 19, Glycine_max_v4.0, whole genome shotgun sequence genomic window:
- the LOC113000441 gene encoding uncharacterized protein translates to MKKGLLIVLLIIQIHYNVVVNGNELESEFSFDSHVARMLYDVSLSVSGKTGNRYNKAVRCPQSKGYRSCLPSRNGRRGPRQRCADFTRVC, encoded by the coding sequence ATGAAGAAGGGTCTCCTCATTGTGTTGCTCATCATTCAGATCCACTACAATGTTGTTGTCAACGGCAATGAGTTGGAATCAGAGTTCTCATTTGATTCCCATGTGGCCAGAATGCTCTATGATGTGAGTCTCTCTGTGTCTGGCAAAACAGGCAATAGATACAACAAAGCTGTTAGATGTCCACAAAGCAAAGGTTACCGTAGCTGCTTGCCATCCAGAAATGGACGACGTGGCCCTAGACAACGTTGTGCTGATTTCACTAGGGTTTGCTAA